Proteins encoded in a region of the Nitrospira sp. genome:
- a CDS encoding mechanosensitive ion channel family protein, protein MPSQLLTRRLAMMTGTIMILLGVLWASPSSAKTNPPQPSLKELISKRTNETPSTGQAAPDQSQLGLPYDQLGRQVPRSTVRRFLAATGGRNYALAAEYLDLSNLAPETAASQGPKLARQLRIVLDRALWIAPDLLSAEPQGDQDDHLHPAYDRVGTISAGDAVFDIFLQRVTQDNGAPIWKFAGVTVAEIPELYREFGYGWLEEMLPSWLFDVSVLGIHLWLWIMLVGLGLLLYPAAMLITWVMAVIVRRFGTDLGREAERLFTGPVRLLIWAVLMYWSTGMAGPSIALHALREARILQFIALAWLLVRTVDLVAARGQAKLDGQGFAGGALRFKPVIRILKVVLLIVLSFLWLEYMGFSVATLELAGLTISGLAIALASQKTLENFLGAFTLMATQPVQVGDLCRFGTTVGTVEEIGLRATRIRTFERTVLKIANAEFLGMQVHNLSKRDHFWYHPRLRLRYETTPDQIRYLMVEVRKMLYGHPKVLADPLYVRFKGFAEHSLDLEIFSYVEAAGYAEFHDIASDLNLRVMEIVAAAGTGFGVPTQIEYAFPGKPLDEQRVQAIETEVEEWKAQRALYLPDFPEETIAEIRGSLDYPPEGSPHYSRRED, encoded by the coding sequence ATGCCCAGCCAACTGCTGACCCGGCGGCTTGCCATGATGACCGGAACAATCATGATCTTGCTCGGAGTGCTGTGGGCGTCGCCGTCGTCGGCCAAGACGAATCCGCCACAACCGTCCTTGAAAGAGCTGATCTCGAAAAGGACCAACGAAACCCCGTCCACTGGGCAAGCGGCGCCGGACCAGTCGCAACTTGGACTACCCTATGACCAGCTGGGCAGGCAGGTTCCAAGATCCACGGTTCGTCGATTTCTGGCGGCAACGGGGGGACGCAACTATGCGCTGGCGGCCGAATACCTGGACCTGAGCAATTTGGCCCCCGAGACAGCGGCAAGCCAAGGGCCCAAGCTCGCGCGGCAACTCAGAATCGTGCTCGACCGAGCGCTCTGGATCGCCCCGGACCTGTTGAGCGCCGAACCGCAGGGCGACCAAGACGACCATCTTCACCCGGCCTACGACCGGGTCGGAACCATCTCGGCAGGTGATGCCGTATTCGACATCTTCCTGCAGCGGGTTACGCAGGACAACGGAGCGCCGATCTGGAAATTCGCCGGCGTCACGGTCGCGGAAATTCCCGAATTGTACCGGGAGTTCGGCTATGGATGGCTCGAGGAGATGCTTCCGAGTTGGTTGTTCGATGTCTCCGTCCTCGGCATTCACCTCTGGCTGTGGATCATGCTGGTCGGCCTCGGCTTGTTGCTCTATCCGGCGGCGATGCTGATCACGTGGGTCATGGCCGTCATCGTCCGCCGTTTCGGTACAGATCTCGGGCGGGAGGCCGAACGATTGTTTACGGGGCCGGTGCGGTTGCTCATCTGGGCGGTCCTGATGTATTGGAGCACGGGCATGGCAGGACCGTCGATCGCCTTGCACGCCCTGAGAGAAGCAAGAATCCTCCAATTCATCGCGTTGGCATGGCTTCTGGTGCGGACGGTGGATTTGGTCGCAGCGCGTGGGCAAGCGAAGCTTGATGGGCAAGGCTTTGCGGGCGGAGCGTTGCGCTTCAAGCCGGTGATCAGGATTCTCAAGGTTGTGCTCCTTATCGTCCTGTCGTTTCTCTGGCTCGAGTACATGGGATTCAGCGTGGCCACGCTTGAGTTGGCGGGGCTCACGATCAGCGGATTGGCGATCGCGCTGGCGTCGCAGAAAACCCTCGAAAACTTCCTTGGGGCCTTTACACTGATGGCCACACAGCCCGTCCAGGTCGGGGATCTGTGCCGCTTCGGTACAACCGTGGGAACCGTAGAAGAGATCGGGCTTCGCGCCACCCGCATTCGCACGTTCGAACGAACCGTGCTCAAAATCGCCAACGCTGAGTTTCTCGGTATGCAGGTGCACAACCTCTCGAAACGCGACCACTTCTGGTATCACCCGAGGCTCAGACTTCGCTATGAGACGACTCCGGACCAGATTCGGTACCTGATGGTTGAGGTTCGAAAGATGCTCTACGGCCATCCGAAAGTCTTGGCCGACCCTCTGTATGTGCGGTTCAAGGGGTTTGCGGAACACTCTCTCGATCTGGAGATCTTCTCGTACGTCGAGGCGGCGGGTTATGCCGAATTCCATGACATCGCCAGCGATCTGAATCTCCGGGTCATGGAGATTGTCGCAGCGGCAGGGACCGGATTTGGAGTCCCCACTCAAATCGAATATGCGTTCCCGGGGAAGCCACTCGACGAACAGCGGGTGCAGGCGATCGAGACTGAAGTCGAGGAGTGGAAAGCGCAACGCGCCCTGTATCTTCCGGACTTTCCGGAAGAGACGATCGCCGAGATCAGAGGATCGCTTGACTATCCCCCTGAGGGATCGCCCCACTACTCCCGCAGGGAAGACTAG
- a CDS encoding patatin-like phospholipase family protein, translating to MKVLRWVRRIGIGPAVTCPAGTPDDLTHVGPGFEEWPPSIDFDISSGDWFVSLPHGKERMGALAHSCATIIALAMLVGCDERPTLNAPLTQWDPASGYRFATLAPPDADNSDSLLIFASFSGGGTRASTLALGALGELARRQITWEGKTKRLLDELDVIYALSGGTFTGGYYALHGDRIFQDFESRFLRKDWDRELRSRILWSPRNWLRLWSPYFGRTHIMAELLDEALFEGNTYGDLLGRRQRPFLIIHATDMAMLSRFEFDQSKFDWLCSDLSQFPIALASAASAALPVVLSPISLKNYAGTCGFQVPTETESARKRGGAAAQRAREYLSHLDVKKRAYIHLLDGGLSDNMALRSLIEAANVAGGLENLLKFGRKFGLLKKVKKFVILAVDAETSPDVMTLGGDQLPSLFTAMRSLIDVPINRYSYETVEQIRALVERYRQEMRAQPRAVDSPFASDAEMYFINASLAQIADSEERESLMNIPTTLYLTDAQVDQLLLAVGRLIRSDPDFQRLMQDLETGK from the coding sequence GTGAAGGTCCTGCGGTGGGTTCGTCGGATAGGAATTGGACCAGCCGTTACGTGCCCGGCTGGAACGCCCGATGATCTCACGCATGTCGGTCCTGGGTTTGAGGAATGGCCACCGTCAATCGATTTTGATATAAGCAGTGGCGATTGGTTCGTAAGCCTGCCCCACGGAAAGGAACGCATGGGAGCCCTCGCTCACTCTTGTGCAACGATCATTGCGCTGGCGATGCTGGTCGGTTGCGACGAACGTCCGACCCTCAATGCGCCTTTGACACAGTGGGATCCTGCCTCCGGGTATCGATTCGCTACTCTTGCCCCACCAGACGCGGACAACTCGGATAGCCTCCTGATTTTTGCATCGTTTTCCGGAGGGGGGACCCGAGCCTCGACCCTAGCATTGGGAGCGTTAGGGGAACTGGCCCGCCGACAGATTACCTGGGAAGGCAAGACCAAGCGGTTGCTCGATGAGCTGGATGTCATCTATGCGCTGTCCGGAGGCACCTTTACGGGTGGGTACTATGCGCTGCACGGCGATCGGATCTTTCAAGATTTCGAGTCTCGGTTCTTGCGAAAGGACTGGGATCGTGAACTCAGATCACGAATTCTGTGGTCCCCCCGCAATTGGCTTCGCCTATGGTCACCCTACTTTGGACGCACGCATATCATGGCCGAATTGCTGGACGAGGCCCTGTTCGAAGGGAACACCTACGGCGATCTGCTGGGACGCCGGCAGAGGCCCTTTCTCATCATCCATGCCACAGACATGGCCATGCTCTCGCGCTTCGAGTTTGACCAGAGCAAGTTCGACTGGCTCTGCTCAGACCTGAGCCAATTTCCGATCGCCCTGGCCTCGGCTGCCTCTGCGGCGCTTCCGGTGGTGTTGAGTCCCATCTCGCTCAAGAATTACGCAGGAACCTGCGGGTTTCAAGTCCCGACGGAGACGGAGTCAGCCAGAAAGAGAGGCGGAGCAGCCGCTCAGCGAGCAAGAGAATACTTGTCCCATCTTGATGTGAAAAAACGTGCCTATATCCATTTGCTCGACGGCGGTCTGTCGGACAACATGGCGCTCCGAAGCCTGATCGAAGCAGCCAACGTCGCAGGAGGGTTGGAGAATCTGCTGAAGTTCGGTCGGAAGTTCGGTCTGCTGAAAAAGGTGAAGAAATTTGTGATCCTCGCAGTAGACGCGGAGACCAGCCCTGACGTGATGACCCTTGGGGGCGATCAACTTCCGTCCCTCTTCACCGCCATGCGCTCGCTGATTGATGTGCCGATCAATCGCTATTCGTACGAAACGGTCGAGCAAATACGTGCATTGGTGGAACGGTATCGACAAGAGATGCGTGCGCAACCGAGAGCCGTCGACAGCCCCTTCGCCTCGGATGCCGAGATGTATTTTATCAACGCCAGTCTCGCTCAGATCGCTGATTCCGAAGAGCGAGAGTCGCTGATGAATATTCCCACGACGCTGTACCTCACCGATGCGCAGGTTGACCAGCTACTCCTGGCCGTCGGTCGGCTGATCCGAAGCGATCCGGACTTTCAACGGCTCATGCAGGATCTTGAAACAGGCAAATAA
- a CDS encoding glucose 1-dehydrogenase, with the protein MRALVVAPREKSVRLADRSEPRKPHGGEVLLRTLEVGICGTDREICAFEYGTPPAGAADFILGHEALAEVTEVGPDVTWARPGELVVPMVRRPCRNPRCAACSQGRQDFCTTGEFSERGIVRDDGFLCEYFLEEERFLVAVPRVLQGVAVLVEPLTVAAKALEEFKSIRARFRFDLPRPRGLVLGAGPVGLLAAMVLQCYGIETAVFSREAEDGPRAALVRAIGAKYVSAGGTPLEHLSEHLGRFDVIFEAVGIPSVAFGALPALAANGVFILSGVPAQGDPVPADLSRWMRDLVLKNQVILGTVNAGRSAHDGAIHRLEQFMALFPEAVRSLMNRVPFEDAPSVLARKQGIKDVISFAT; encoded by the coding sequence ATGCGCGCGTTAGTCGTAGCTCCACGTGAAAAGAGCGTCCGTCTGGCGGACCGGTCGGAGCCTCGCAAGCCCCATGGCGGCGAGGTGTTGCTTCGAACGCTCGAGGTAGGTATCTGCGGTACCGATCGCGAGATCTGCGCCTTCGAGTACGGCACACCTCCAGCGGGTGCGGCCGATTTTATCCTGGGCCACGAGGCTCTGGCGGAGGTGACGGAGGTAGGACCTGATGTGACGTGGGCTCGCCCCGGGGAATTGGTCGTCCCGATGGTGAGACGCCCTTGTCGAAATCCGCGTTGCGCGGCCTGCAGCCAGGGGCGACAAGATTTTTGCACGACAGGAGAGTTCAGCGAGCGCGGGATCGTCCGCGACGACGGCTTCCTGTGCGAATACTTCCTTGAAGAGGAACGTTTTCTCGTTGCGGTCCCCCGCGTCCTTCAAGGAGTCGCGGTCCTGGTCGAGCCGCTCACCGTCGCGGCCAAGGCACTCGAAGAGTTCAAGTCGATCCGCGCCCGGTTCAGGTTCGACCTTCCACGGCCACGAGGTCTGGTCCTCGGGGCGGGGCCGGTGGGGCTTCTCGCCGCCATGGTCCTCCAGTGCTACGGGATCGAAACAGCCGTCTTTTCGCGGGAGGCGGAGGATGGTCCGCGAGCTGCGCTCGTGAGGGCCATTGGGGCAAAGTATGTTTCAGCCGGAGGTACGCCGCTCGAACACTTGTCCGAGCATCTCGGAAGATTCGACGTCATTTTCGAAGCGGTCGGCATTCCCTCGGTCGCCTTCGGTGCGCTTCCGGCCCTCGCCGCCAACGGCGTCTTCATCCTGAGCGGAGTTCCGGCGCAGGGCGACCCAGTGCCGGCCGATCTCAGCCGCTGGATGCGCGACCTCGTCCTCAAGAATCAGGTCATCCTCGGAACGGTCAATGCAGGCCGCTCAGCCCACGATGGCGCGATCCATCGTCTCGAACAGTTCATGGCGCTGTTCCCGGAAGCCGTACGATCGTTGATGAACCGGGTTCCGTTCGAAGATGCCCCGAGTGTGCTGGCGCGCAAGCAGGGCATCAAAGATGTGATCAGCTTTGCGACGTAA
- a CDS encoding AsmA-like C-terminal region-containing protein, whose amino-acid sequence MAKQRRRTDGQGVPLEDVKSIRRSSARIALWGGALALLVIVAAASLWLWLNATTQVRDWLAETVSASIGKRVTISGPVTWTLSLEPTVVLKQVAVAEESDHVFADLATADMVEVSIDLPSLLRRSIVIPSLAVTDLKVALDKKFLEREAGGRSMTAGDASKSRPSHFAVQIQAIHLSQAVATFSLASSAATERVTLREAKLDMVPDRPVHLVASGEFRGVPVAIDATGGRFLDATNGGQGWWPVALEAHAPEMTVSVDGNIGLPLGSPLLDVQLTAAGPRLADLNQLLTVDWPALGPYRFTGRVRAADNQVTINGLKATLGTSDLAADASLQYHEGRPRLSATAASRKIDLNDFSTGHSASQDAHFIEWLKEWDIAVAMTCDSVVLGERALGSLQVQADLEAGLLQIKVPAADFLGTRIEGRTEIDVRSDVPSLSLSVIGRGLEPARFKTELSGALIGMSDAVLSATARGKTWDALLSSLAVSLRTDHSIFLFQDPLSGRPIELSFDKGQASLDVSGHGEIDLAGRYGLRPFRIHATTGLFSALLADGAWPINAVLRIGQARLLVDATVSRPLNHETWSVLVRAQSRSLDEFASSLPASGPFRLSCHVAGERGGSWSTTFSWQMGGSDGAGRLDVATESDRFAVTADLTSRRLRADDFMDRTASHDKWGSSMSGRGSPAVPVIPPWLVADVKWKIDQLHTGPLHLRRLLLHLTADRGRVDASSSAMHRYGDMNALLMFDSSEVVPRLKVQARSRHFDYGALLRDAKITDRVTGTTDLALDLTSEGNRAEELVDHVGFNLSATPDALHIAGTGGHEVGPVSLSTAGLSGGIHEPLSLRLQGKARDLPLTLTVTSVPLKQVLDLPVSLPWTLILQGPDIALEAQGQAEFQGRTGTADFHVSLKGASLPRLAALFDHDLPELGSYELSGDVVYADQRVTLSDLQARAGRSDVAGEIEMAWGESRPRVTGTFWSKLVDLEFQGRPALKDVTVESEESSSEATTGPVPDLASPRIIPDWRLPVESFHSLNMELLWTIKRLSVPPVEADEVTAMLTLQDGVLTVGPLALSHNGSMKTGRFTIDGTGKVPHVTVGITAIDVDYGGLFKAFNITDKVEGHADIYLTAEGRGRDFREVLGAANGHLEIVAGPATWDNRLIHLWASNLMTAMLSQAWRRERASQYNCGAAYIDIQKGEMETDALLIDARDHSVAAVGMLNLGTEDLDMVLTPMPKSLALLSLAVPARLTGLLAAPRVSTSPTSIAASKAWKVLDIAVPIGLTLQVPRVILQATVAGSPLENPCTTALQPGGKGTLTTRKVVTSGFKWVAELLRRAGSAGIGLLQGRSGASAREGT is encoded by the coding sequence ATGGCGAAGCAGCGGCGACGAACGGACGGGCAAGGGGTTCCACTGGAAGATGTGAAATCGATACGGCGGTCATCGGCTCGAATCGCTCTATGGGGCGGTGCGCTTGCGCTTCTCGTGATCGTTGCAGCAGCATCACTCTGGTTGTGGCTGAACGCGACGACGCAGGTGCGGGATTGGCTGGCGGAGACAGTCAGCGCGAGCATCGGCAAGCGAGTCACGATCAGCGGGCCGGTGACCTGGACCTTGTCGCTTGAACCGACGGTTGTCCTCAAGCAAGTCGCGGTCGCCGAGGAATCGGATCACGTATTCGCCGACCTCGCCACCGCGGACATGGTCGAGGTGTCGATCGACTTGCCGTCATTGCTGCGCCGATCGATCGTCATTCCGTCCCTCGCCGTCACCGATCTCAAGGTGGCACTCGATAAAAAATTCCTTGAACGAGAAGCAGGCGGGCGATCAATGACCGCTGGCGATGCCTCGAAGTCGAGACCGTCCCACTTTGCGGTGCAGATCCAGGCGATCCACCTCAGCCAGGCGGTGGCCACATTCAGTCTCGCATCCTCTGCCGCAACGGAGCGGGTGACGCTCCGTGAAGCGAAGTTGGACATGGTTCCTGATCGGCCCGTACATCTTGTCGCAAGCGGAGAGTTCAGGGGGGTGCCTGTTGCGATCGACGCAACAGGCGGCAGGTTCTTGGATGCGACCAACGGTGGGCAGGGGTGGTGGCCGGTGGCCTTGGAGGCCCACGCACCGGAGATGACGGTCTCGGTCGACGGCAACATCGGGCTGCCCTTGGGCTCGCCTCTGTTGGATGTTCAGCTTACCGCCGCAGGCCCTCGCCTGGCCGATCTCAATCAGTTACTGACGGTGGATTGGCCGGCGCTTGGTCCTTACCGATTTACCGGACGAGTGAGAGCAGCCGACAACCAGGTGACCATCAATGGTCTGAAAGCGACGTTGGGCACGAGCGATCTGGCGGCGGATGCCTCGCTCCAATACCACGAGGGGCGGCCGCGCCTCTCCGCCACTGCTGCCTCTCGGAAAATCGATCTGAACGATTTTTCAACCGGACACAGCGCTTCGCAGGATGCCCATTTCATTGAATGGTTGAAGGAGTGGGATATCGCTGTCGCGATGACGTGCGATTCCGTCGTGCTCGGCGAGCGCGCATTGGGCTCGTTACAGGTCCAGGCTGATTTGGAAGCGGGCTTGCTCCAGATCAAAGTGCCGGCTGCAGACTTCCTGGGAACGCGGATCGAGGGACGGACGGAGATCGATGTCCGCTCGGATGTTCCATCGCTTTCACTCTCTGTAATCGGGCGGGGACTTGAACCGGCGAGGTTCAAAACTGAATTGTCAGGTGCTCTGATCGGCATGTCCGATGCCGTGCTGAGTGCAACAGCTCGTGGAAAGACATGGGATGCGCTTCTCAGCTCATTGGCCGTCTCACTTCGGACGGATCATTCGATCTTCCTGTTCCAGGATCCCTTGTCGGGACGACCGATCGAGCTTTCGTTTGACAAGGGACAGGCGAGCTTGGATGTGTCAGGTCACGGAGAAATCGACCTGGCCGGCCGGTATGGGCTACGGCCATTCCGCATCCATGCGACGACCGGCTTGTTTTCCGCCTTGCTGGCCGATGGAGCCTGGCCGATCAACGCGGTCCTCCGAATCGGTCAGGCCCGGTTGCTGGTGGACGCCACGGTGAGCCGGCCGTTGAATCACGAGACCTGGTCCGTGTTGGTTCGAGCTCAGAGCCGCAGCCTCGATGAGTTCGCTTCCTCCCTGCCGGCCAGCGGCCCCTTTCGCTTGTCGTGCCATGTGGCCGGCGAGCGCGGCGGGTCCTGGAGCACCACCTTCTCTTGGCAGATGGGGGGAAGCGACGGGGCAGGACGGCTTGATGTGGCCACGGAGAGCGACCGGTTTGCCGTCACGGCCGACCTCACGTCCCGCCGTCTGCGCGCAGACGATTTCATGGATCGTACGGCGAGCCATGACAAATGGGGAAGCTCAATGTCCGGCCGTGGAAGCCCGGCGGTGCCGGTGATTCCGCCGTGGCTTGTGGCGGACGTGAAATGGAAGATCGACCAACTCCATACCGGCCCTCTCCACTTACGCAGACTGCTGCTGCATCTCACGGCAGATCGTGGCCGAGTGGATGCCTCTTCCTCGGCCATGCATCGGTATGGAGACATGAACGCGCTTTTGATGTTCGATAGCAGCGAGGTCGTGCCCAGGCTGAAGGTTCAGGCTCGTTCGCGACATTTCGACTATGGCGCGCTGCTTCGTGACGCGAAGATAACCGATCGTGTGACAGGAACGACCGATCTCGCACTGGACCTGACGAGCGAAGGGAACAGGGCTGAAGAGCTGGTGGATCACGTTGGGTTCAACCTCAGTGCGACACCGGACGCCTTGCATATTGCCGGGACCGGCGGCCATGAGGTGGGACCGGTCTCGCTCTCAACGGCAGGTCTGTCGGGTGGAATCCACGAGCCTCTTAGCCTCCGTCTCCAGGGTAAAGCGCGTGACCTTCCGCTCACGCTCACCGTGACGAGCGTTCCATTGAAACAAGTGCTCGATCTGCCTGTATCCCTGCCCTGGACCCTGATCCTGCAGGGACCGGATATCGCGCTGGAGGCGCAGGGGCAGGCGGAATTTCAAGGTAGGACAGGGACTGCGGATTTCCACGTCAGTCTGAAGGGTGCTTCGTTGCCGCGTCTCGCCGCCTTGTTCGATCACGACCTGCCTGAGCTGGGCTCGTATGAGCTGTCTGGTGATGTAGTTTATGCCGATCAGCGCGTGACCCTGTCCGATCTCCAAGCGCGAGCCGGCAGGAGCGATGTCGCCGGGGAGATCGAGATGGCGTGGGGGGAATCTCGGCCACGGGTGACCGGGACATTCTGGTCCAAATTGGTCGACCTGGAGTTCCAGGGGCGACCTGCTTTGAAAGATGTCACGGTGGAGAGCGAGGAGTCGTCGTCGGAAGCGACTACCGGGCCAGTCCCGGACTTGGCCAGCCCGAGAATCATCCCGGATTGGCGGCTGCCCGTTGAGTCTTTCCATTCCCTGAATATGGAGCTCCTCTGGACGATCAAACGGCTCTCGGTTCCACCGGTGGAGGCGGATGAGGTCACGGCGATGCTGACTCTGCAGGATGGCGTCTTGACCGTTGGTCCGCTGGCATTGTCCCACAATGGGTCGATGAAGACCGGACGATTCACAATAGACGGTACCGGCAAGGTTCCGCATGTCACGGTTGGGATCACGGCAATCGATGTTGATTACGGCGGACTGTTCAAAGCGTTCAATATTACGGACAAGGTGGAAGGACACGCCGATATCTATCTGACCGCCGAAGGACGGGGCCGAGACTTTCGAGAGGTGCTGGGGGCCGCGAACGGTCATCTTGAAATTGTCGCAGGACCGGCGACATGGGACAATCGGCTCATCCACTTATGGGCATCCAATCTGATGACGGCCATGCTGTCGCAAGCGTGGCGCCGGGAGAGGGCCTCTCAATATAATTGCGGAGCCGCGTATATCGACATTCAGAAGGGAGAAATGGAGACCGACGCGTTGTTGATCGACGCAAGGGACCATTCGGTCGCGGCCGTCGGGATGTTGAACCTCGGCACGGAAGACCTGGACATGGTGCTGACACCCATGCCGAAAAGTTTGGCCCTTCTCAGTCTCGCAGTGCCGGCTCGTTTGACCGGACTCCTGGCCGCCCCCAGGGTGTCGACGTCACCCACCTCTATCGCCGCCAGCAAGGCTTGGAAGGTTCTTGATATCGCGGTCCCCATCGGACTGACTTTGCAGGTGCCTCGTGTGATTCTTCAGGCCACGGTAGCCGGCTCTCCGCTCGAAAACCCCTGTACGACTGCCTTGCAACCGGGAGGCAAAGGAACGCTGACGACTCGAAAGGTTGTCACCAGCGGGTTTAAATGGGTGGCGGAGCTTTTGCGGAGAGCCGGATCGGCGGGGATTGGATTGCTCCAGGGCCGGTCCGGCGCATCTGCTCGTGAGGGAACATGA
- a CDS encoding SemiSWEET family transporter — MPLHEIIGFVAGFGTTFAALPDLIAMLKRRSSQGMNPTMAGIMGSFQIIWVYYGFLIESRPVIGWNMVAVIINFLMVGAYLYFKRLGNGLR; from the coding sequence ATGCCGCTGCATGAAATCATCGGCTTCGTGGCAGGATTCGGGACGACCTTCGCCGCCCTGCCGGACTTGATCGCGATGCTCAAGCGGCGGTCCAGTCAGGGCATGAATCCCACGATGGCCGGGATCATGGGCTCGTTTCAGATTATATGGGTGTACTACGGATTCTTGATCGAGTCCAGGCCGGTGATCGGATGGAACATGGTCGCGGTCATTATCAATTTCCTGATGGTGGGAGCCTACCTGTACTTCAAACGTCTGGGAAACGGCTTGCGATAA
- a CDS encoding ribbon-helix-helix domain-containing protein, translating to MRTTMTLDDDIAAKLKAEARRSGRSFRETVNEMLRRGLSTKHIRSKKEPFRVVTRDLGKLLPGLTLDSVADLLEQLEGPLYR from the coding sequence ATGCGTACGACCATGACGCTCGATGACGATATTGCCGCCAAGCTCAAGGCGGAGGCGCGTCGTTCCGGCCGCTCCTTTCGAGAGACTGTGAACGAGATGCTACGACGTGGCCTTTCGACTAAGCACATTCGGTCCAAGAAGGAGCCGTTCAGGGTGGTGACCCGAGATCTCGGAAAGCTCTTACCTGGCCTCACCCTTGACAGTGTGGCCGATCTGCTGGAGCAGCTGGAAGGCCCCCTCTATCGATGA
- a CDS encoding type II toxin-antitoxin system VapC family toxin, whose protein sequence is MILVDANLLLYAYHPQSDQHEASRAWLESTLSGTELVRFAWLTIWAFLRISTNPRAFERPLTTLEAEAAVASWLSQPQVGILESGDRHWDMLQGLMRKGQTAGPLIMDAVLASIALEHGAILHTTDRDFSRFPGLKWTNPLVQK, encoded by the coding sequence ATGATCCTCGTTGATGCCAACCTCCTCCTCTATGCCTACCACCCACAGTCGGACCAACACGAAGCGAGTAGAGCCTGGCTGGAAAGCACCCTCTCAGGTACCGAGCTTGTGCGATTCGCTTGGCTGACAATTTGGGCTTTCCTCAGAATTTCAACGAATCCTCGCGCCTTCGAACGTCCACTCACCACCCTCGAGGCGGAAGCGGCCGTGGCATCGTGGCTCTCCCAGCCACAGGTCGGAATTCTAGAGTCAGGCGACCGCCACTGGGACATGCTGCAAGGGCTGATGCGGAAGGGGCAAACGGCCGGCCCACTCATCATGGATGCGGTGCTTGCGTCCATCGCTCTCGAGCACGGCGCGATCCTTCACACCACCGATCGCGATTTCTCGCGATTTCCAGGTCTTAAATGGACGAACCCGCTGGTTCAGAAATAA
- a CDS encoding AbrB/MazE/SpoVT family DNA-binding domain-containing protein, with protein sequence MATETSKVGKRGTVVIPASLRRRYGIKEGSLVIAEERAEGVLIRPAAALPVEIYSPERRAEFLLSNAVDPEDYERARKAVRKLGLDPDAIPHYNPTKT encoded by the coding sequence ATGGCTACGGAAACCAGCAAAGTCGGCAAACGCGGAACCGTTGTGATCCCCGCCTCGCTCCGCCGCCGGTATGGCATCAAAGAAGGATCGCTTGTTATTGCTGAAGAACGGGCTGAGGGTGTGCTGATCCGTCCGGCTGCAGCCCTCCCGGTGGAGATCTACAGCCCGGAACGCCGCGCGGAGTTCCTACTGTCCAATGCTGTGGATCCGGAAGACTATGAACGGGCGCGAAAAGCGGTTCGGAAGCTGGGCTTGGACCCGGACGCCATTCCTCACTACAACCCGACCAAGACGTAG
- a CDS encoding type II toxin-antitoxin system VapC family toxin, whose product MKLIDLNILLYAVNEDAPHHGTIRAWWEEALNGDESLGLPWVVLLGFLRISTNRDIFPRPLDSDSAADKVQAWLSVDITTLVPEKEEHWEILRSLLRETGTAANLVTDAHLAALAISYGAVLVSCDNDFARFKRLRWENPIGRKPQRRS is encoded by the coding sequence GTGAAGCTGATCGACCTGAACATCCTCCTCTACGCCGTCAACGAAGACGCTCCTCATCACGGAACCATACGGGCCTGGTGGGAGGAAGCCTTGAATGGCGACGAATCTTTGGGACTGCCCTGGGTCGTCCTTCTCGGATTTCTCCGCATCTCAACCAACCGCGACATATTTCCACGACCGCTGGATTCCGATTCGGCTGCCGACAAAGTTCAGGCCTGGCTTTCTGTCGACATCACTACGCTCGTGCCGGAAAAGGAGGAGCATTGGGAGATTCTTCGTTCTTTACTCAGAGAGACTGGTACTGCTGCCAATCTCGTTACCGATGCTCACCTGGCCGCCCTCGCAATCAGCTATGGTGCCGTTCTCGTCTCATGCGACAATGACTTCGCGCGTTTCAAAAGGCTGCGCTGGGAGAACCCAATAGGTCGTAAGCCTCAGCGACGCTCCTGA